The genomic region TACAAGCCAATTTCCTGATGCACTAGATCTTATATCAAGCTCACTAAGAGCAGGACACTCACTATTATCGGCATTTCAAATGGTATCTAAAGAGATGCCAGAACCGGTTAATCAGATCTTTAAAGTCGCATCTGATGATATTAGTCTGGGTAGAGATACAAGAGACGCATTAGAAGGAATGGCAGACAATTTACCAATGAGTATAGATTTAAGATTTTTTATCACAGCAGTTTTAATTCAAAGAGAAATTGGTGGTAACCTCGCAGAAATACTGGATACTTTAAACTACACTATAAGAGAAAGATTTAAACTACTTGGACAAATAGCAACACAGACAGCTCAGGCTAAACTATCGGGCTTAGTTTTAGCTATTGCACCTTTTGCTATTGGTGGCATTATATGGTCAATGAATCCAACATATTTAGAACCTCTGTTCAAGACCTTACCGGGTCAAATTGCACTGGTCGTTGCAGTTATGATGGCTGGCATGGGTTATGTGATTATCAATAAAATAACTGATATTAGAGTATAAAACACAACTTTTTACAAAGGACTCAACGTATGGATTTCTTATTTTTTATAATCATAGCAGCAGGTATAAGTTATGTTATTTTTCTTTTTACTGGAGAATCCGATGAAGATCTAGTACAAGCAAGATTAAGACAAATTACGTCACAAAAGCCTGAAGATAATGAAGTACAGCAAGAAGAGCCAAAAAGTAGCTTAATAGAAAATCTTATGAAGCTTGTTGACCCAATTACCTCTATTATATATAAGCATATAGATCCAAAATCAACTAAGCAACTCCTTTTAGAAGCTGGATTAGCTTCAGGGGACGAAGATGTATATAAGCATGTAGCTAAGAAAGTGGCATTTGCAGTTTTAGGTGGGCTTATGGCATTTATTCTCTCAATATCAGGGGAATTAAATCCTGGCCTAAAAATGATGCTGTTTATAATAATACCGCTTACCTGCTTTAGACTCCCGGACTTTAAATTAAGAAGACTTGCGCATATAAAATATATTGAAATAACTTACAATTTATCGGATGTTCTTGATCTACTTACTGTATGTATTGAATCAGGACTTGGTTTAGATGCTGCTTTCGTAAGAGTATCTCAAGAATTAGGCAGAACATGCCCAATACTTGCGAAAGAGTTAGGAAGAGTCAGTAAAGATATTATGTCAGGGATTCCAAGATCAGAAGCATTTAGGGCACTGGCGAACAGAAATAATGTGCCTGATTTAAGGTCATTTGTAGCTTTATTAATACAAACTGACAAACTGGGTACAAGCATAGCTCAATCACTAAGAGTATATTCTGATACAATGAGAACAAAAAGAAGACAAAGAGCAGAGAAATTAGCAGCTCAAGCTAGTGTTAAGATGGTTATTCCTCTTGTATTATTCGTACTGCCTTCTATGTTCGTTGTGTTATTAGCTCCAGCAGCATTAACTCTAGCTAAAAACTTCAAAAATATGAATGTTAACTAATATTTACTCCATTAAATATAAGCTAGCCAAAAGCTCCACAGGTTGATAAATAGGAATTTGCTTATCATTCTGGATTAAACCTTGCGTGATTCCTATTTTGCAAGATGGACAACTAGTGGCTACAATATCAGCATTGGTATTTAATATATTTTTAGCCTTTTGAGCAGATATTAATTTTGATATCTCAGGATTACTGACACAAAAAGTACCAGCTGCACCACAACACTTGTCTGCATCTTCCATCTCCAGAAATTCTAAGCCGGGGATTCTTTTTAAAATCTCTCTTGGCTCCTGATATACTTCTTGAAATCTTTTTAGATGGCAGGGATCGTGATAAGTAACAGACTTGTTTATTTCTAGATTATTAGGAATATAAATATCCTGTATAGTCAGAAATTTATTAATATTTATTGCTTTTTCTGCAATTATTGCAGCTTTTTCCTTTAATTCCCCATATAAAACATCTTCATAAATCTTCCAAACAGATCCACATGAAGCACAATCCGTTATCAAATAATCTATATCAGAATCTATTTTTTCTAGATTATCTTTAGCTAATTTTACAAAACTATCTATATTTCCTGCACTGCGAGCAGGAATACCACAACAAGAAAAATCAGGAATTTGAACTTTAAAACCATTCCTCTCAAGAACCATCATTACTGAATTTTTAACACTCGAATTTACATAATTATTGATGCAGCCGGGGAAATAAGCAATTTTAAGCTGGGAGCCATCTTTTTTAGAAGATAGTTTTTTATATCTAATATTCTCTTTTACCTGAGTATTAAACAGATCTACTGGATTTTTTAAGGGCTTTATAATGTTAGTAGCTATTTGTGCCAACTTAATTAACCCGGTAGTCCTATAAATATGTACTAATAATCTTAATAAGCTCAAATTTATCTTAGATTCAAAGTTTGTAACTATAAACTGTTTTAAAAAACCAAGTCCATTTAGCTTGTAGCTATGATATTTTGCTGTATTAATAATTTCTTCAGCAGATATACCACTTGGGCAAAAGTCATAACAAGCTTTACAGCCAAGGCAAAGGTCTAAATACTTGGACAAATTTTTATTAAACTCAATTTTACCATTCAATGCTGCATTTAAAAGAGTAAACTTTCCTCTTGAAACGGCTGTCTCCAAACCTGTAGCTTCAAAAACGGGACATACGGCTTGACATAATCCACATTTGCTACATTTATAAACTTCTTCAGAATAATCTTTTATTAATTTCATTTTGTTTAACGACTTTAAATACTAATATAACCTACTTTAGATAAAATATTTTTCCAGGGTTCAGTATTCCTTTAGGATCAAAAATACCTTTAATCATTTTCATATAGCTAATTGCATTATTATCAATAGCATTATTTAAATACTTAGCCTTTGCCATGCCAATTCCATGTTCTCCTGACAAAGTACCTCCAAGTCTTATAGCAGCATCAAACAATTCTGCTGTAGCCATTTCAAAATTCCTGGCTTCATTTTCATTACGAAGATCAAGAGAAAAGTTAGGATGAATATTTCCATCACCGGCATGCCCCATAATACAAACCAGTAAGTTGTATTTATCAGCTATTCTTCTTATTTCTTTAATCATTTCAGGGATTTTATCTCTTGGAACAACCGCATCTTCAGTTACTACATTAGGTCTTAACCTTGCAACAGCTCCAAACGCTGATCTTCTTGCAAACCAGATTTCTTCTCTTTCCTGCTCATTTTGAGAAACACGGATATTTTTTGCACCAAATTTATTACAAATTTCTAGAATTTGCTGCATCTGTACACTAACTGCATCACTAAAACCGTCTACTTCAATGACTAATGCTGCATCCATATCAACTGATAATCCTGTGGCATGAAAATTTTCAATAGTTTGCATAGTATTTTTATCCATCAGATCAAGAGTAGCAGGAGTAATTTTAGATGATATTATGTTAGTTACAGTATTAGCAGCGTTATCAATAGAATCAAAGAAAGCCAGAAGAACTTTCCTATCTTCAGGCATAGGGATTAATCTCAGTGTTATCTCGGTAACTATACCCAGAGTACCTTCAGAACCAATTAAAAGCTGAGTGAAATTGTATCCTGTAGCATTCTTTACTGTATTTCCGCCGACTTTCATTATAGTGCCATCTGCAAGTACTACTTTCAGACCTATAACGTAATCTTTAGTACCACCATATTTAAAAAATCTTGGACCACTGGAAGATAATGCTACACTGCCACCAATTGTTGAAACTTTTAAATTTGAAGGATCAGGCGGATAAAATAAGCCATCTTTTTCAACCTCTTTTTGCAGTTTATCTACGACAACACCGGGCTGAACTGTACACATGAGATTATCTTTATCCACACTTATTATCTTATTCATTTTAGAAAAATGTATGATAATTCCACCTTTAAGAGGAATACAACCTCCGGCAAGATTTGTACCTGCACCTCTTGCAACAATAGGTATATTATTCTCATTGGCAATTTTTAAAATCTCGCTTACTTGATTTTTATTAGATGGTAATACTACTAAATCAGGTAAATATAAATCTTCACCTATCGCAGTAGCATCGTATGCGTAGCAATAGCGTTCCTCAATACTTCTAAGAACATTATCTTTTCCAAGGATTGACTCGATTTTCTGTATTACCGAGTTACTTATATTAACTTTTTCGTGAACATTTACCATTAATTTACTCACAATTGCTACACAAATAAATTATAAACCAATTAGTTCAAGTTGACGTGTCTTGATAAATCTTCATGCCAGTATACCTGATTATCAAAATTTGGCCTGATGTATGTATTTTTAACTTTACTTTTTGGCAAGAGTAATACGCTTATTGCATCATCATAGACAATCTGCCAACCCGGTAAAGTCATAAGGTCTTGTAAACTATGTGTTCTTTTAGATACAACTATAATATC from Candidatus Melainabacteria bacterium RIFOXYA2_FULL_32_9 harbors:
- a CDS encoding glycolate oxidase subunit GlcD encodes the protein MVNVHEKVNISNSVIQKIESILGKDNVLRSIEERYCYAYDATAIGEDLYLPDLVVLPSNKNQVSEILKIANENNIPIVARGAGTNLAGGCIPLKGGIIIHFSKMNKIISVDKDNLMCTVQPGVVVDKLQKEVEKDGLFYPPDPSNLKVSTIGGSVALSSSGPRFFKYGGTKDYVIGLKVVLADGTIMKVGGNTVKNATGYNFTQLLIGSEGTLGIVTEITLRLIPMPEDRKVLLAFFDSIDNAANTVTNIISSKITPATLDLMDKNTMQTIENFHATGLSVDMDAALVIEVDGFSDAVSVQMQQILEICNKFGAKNIRVSQNEQEREEIWFARRSAFGAVARLRPNVVTEDAVVPRDKIPEMIKEIRRIADKYNLLVCIMGHAGDGNIHPNFSLDLRNENEARNFEMATAELFDAAIRLGGTLSGEHGIGMAKAKYLNNAIDNNAISYMKMIKGIFDPKGILNPGKIFYLK